Genomic segment of Antricoccus suffuscus:
CGCCTGACGGCGCGCGTCTCTATGTCAGCGAGACAATGACTGCCCGCGTCTGGTGGTGGGACGTCACCGGGCCTGGACAGATCACCGGCGGCAAGTCGCTCGGCGGTTCAGGCGGCGGCAACTTCCTTTACAGCCCAAGCGAATTCATCAACTTCGACTCGCTAGGGGTCGAGGCTAGCGGTAACGTTTGCGTCGCCTCGATGGTGCGTCCGGGCATTTCGGTCATCGGCCCAGACGGTGATCTCGTAGAGTTTGTCGATATTGACACTGACGGAGATCCAGGCATCACCAACATCTGCTGGGGCGGCAAGGACATGAAGACTGCATACATCACGGCATCGAGCACCGGAAAGTTGCTCAAGATGGACTGGCCGCGGCCGGGGGCGTTGCTCAACTTCGCGTCGGAGGCGTCGAAGTGACCGCGATCGCCGCGCTCGCGGATAAGTTCTTCGAGGCGATCAAGACCGGCGACCTCGCGGTCCTAGACGAGCTCTACAGTCCGGACGTATCCGTTTGGCACAACTACGACGAAGTCAATCAAAACCGCGAAGAGAGCAAGCGCACGCTGTCATGGCTGAACAGGAAGGCGGGCCCACTGCGGTACGTCGACATCCGCCGTGTAGTGCTCGAGGACGGGTTTGTCCAGCAACACGTAGTCGAGCTGGGCGGGATCGCCGAAGGCCTGCGGATGCCGGCAATGTTGCGTGTCTACTGTGACGGCCGCCAGATCCACCGGATCGAAGAGTATGTGGATCCCGGACCGCTCAACGCGAAGCTGGCGGCACGCTAGGGAGTGGCTACCAACCGAGGCAATACGCAGTCGGCGTACGCCCAGATCCGCCGGGCGATTGTTGAGGGACGCTACAAGCCAGGTCAGCGGCTGATAGAGCAGCGGATCGCCGAGGAGTTCGAGCTGTCCCGCACGCCCGTCCGTGAATCGCTGCGCAGACTCGAAGCCGAAGGACTCGTTGTCAGCATTCCGAACCGCGGCTCGGTTGTGCGGTCGGTGTCGATCGAAGAGATTTCAGACCTGTATGGGCTGCGCGCGCGGCTCGAGGCGTACGCCGCTGAGCTCGCCGCCGAACGGTTTGAAGATGAGCATCTGAGCCGTATGGACGAAGGGATCTCGCGGTTCGGCAAGGCATTGAAGTCCTTGCGAGGCGCCGATCTCGCAGGTCTTCGCGTGCTGAACGAGGCCAATAGCCAGATCCACGGCGCGATCATGGACGCCGCGCGAAATGACCGTCTGGCGCAGCTGCTGGCCCGCACTGTCGATGTTCCGCTGGTATTTCAGGCATTTCGCCAGTTCCAAGGAGGGCAGCGGGCGCGCTCACACCTGTTTCATCAACTGATCCGGGATGCGATCAGTGGGCGTGATGGACCGCGGGCGGCGGCACTCATGACCGAACATGTGCTGCAGGGTCGAGATGTGTTGCTTGCGCACCTCAATGACAATCCTGATGTGGTCGACGACATCTTCGGCGATTACACGCTCGGGGATTCCTGACAGCTCGCCGGTCACGCGATCCCGAGTGCGCCGATCGTCAGCTCGTTGAGGGTGTGCAGAACCTCGTTGTCGTCGATGTCCTCGCCGACCACGAACTGCAGGGTGAGAGTTCGATCGACCATCGAGGCGATCGCGAACGCCGCGATCCAGGGATCGATTTTGGTGCTAACCAAGCCTTGCTCCTGCCAGTGCTCGATTGCAGCGGAGCTTCGCGCGGCGTTGATCCGGCGATGGCCGTTGCGCAGTTCTCGGAAATCCGGATCGATCTGCTCCACTTGCTCGATGATCGCCATCAGCGCTGCGTTACGTTTGTAGTTTTCGTAGTAGATCCGGTTGGAGCGCTCCAGCCGCTCGCGTGGGCTCTTCGCCGGGTCCTGATGCTCGGCGGCCGGGTCTTCGCGAAACATCTCCTCGAATAGCTCGGAAGCGACCTCCATAAAGATCGCTTCCTTAGAAGGAAAGTGCGAGTAGAACGTCCCGTAGGCCACCTTTGCCGCGCGGGCGATCGAGGCGATCCGCGCATTGATGAACCCCTCTGTTTCGAACACCTCGCGCGCGGCCGACACCAACCGCGCGCGTGTCTTCGCACCGCGTTCGGTGACCGGTGGGGTCGGGGTGTTCTTACGTGCCGGACGCCCTCTGGGCATGTACTGGTGCTCCTTTGCTGCGCCGTGGAATCGCGCATTCGCTAGACCTTGCCTCGTCACGGTGTTGCTGTCATAGTAGAGGTACCAAACCTGATATGACTGTCAAGTCATAAATTCGTCCTGGAGGGAACAACAGATGAGTACCGAGGAAAAGGACTTCGCGGTCAATGGCATCAACCATCTCGCTCTGGTGTGCTCTAACATGCAGCGCACTGTCGAGTTCTACTCCGACAAACTGGGATTCCCGCTGATCAAGACGGTGGAGCTCCCGGGTGGGGCGGGGCAGCATTTCTTCTTCGACATCGGCGGCGGCAACCACCTTGCGTTCTTCTGGTTCTCTAAGGCGACTGCTGCGGTACCCGGCGTATCGGCGCCTGTCGGTCTGCCTGGCATCGACGACATCACCAGCGCGATCGGATCGATGAACCACGTCGCGTTCAACATTTCACTGGACAAGTTCGACGAGTACCAGGAGAAGCTCAAGGCGAAGGGCATCAAGACCGGTGTCATCCTCAATCACGACGACAGCCCGTCGACGGTGGCACGCGAGATGCACCCTGGTGTATTCGTGCGGTCGCTGTACTTCATGGATCCCGATGGCATCGTTCTCGAGTTCGCCTGCTACACAAGGGAACTCACTGCTGCCGATGTCCGTCACGCGCCTGCCGGTGAGGCGACCATCTCTGAGACTGTGACGGCGTAACCCCGACGACGTAGGACAGGAGCACACATGCCACGGTTGCGCCAAGTGCCACGGGCCGAAGCAACAAACGAGACCGTCATCTCCATGTACGACAAGCTGTTCGGCCCCGATCGGGACCCGGTTGCCGAGCCTGGGACCGCGACCGGTACGCCGGGGGACTGGTGGACTGTCTACGCACTTGTGCCCGACGTACTCAAGCACGCGGCACGCGGCTTCGCGCTGTACGGAAGTCCCGACCGACTGCTGAGCCCGGTGCTTCGCGAACTCGCCCAAACTCGTGCGGGATGGGTCGTCGGCAGTCAGTTTGTCTTCTCGCAACACGTGAAGTCATGCCGCAAGGCCGGTATCTCGCAGGAGCAGATCGACGCGATCCCTAGCTGGGGCATCGCTGACTGCTTCAGCCCGGTCGAGCGCGCCGTACTCGCGTACGCCGACGCGTTAGCGATCCAGGGCGGCCGCGTGGCGGATAGCTTGTTTGCCGCGCTCAAGTCTCATCTGAGCGATGAGGAGATCCTGGAGCTCACCTACATCACGACTCTCTACATCGCGCATGCGATCACGACTCGTGCGTTGCGGCTTGAGTTCGATGATCGTGACGACCCGATTGTCGAGGTGCCGGCACCTGAGGGCGACGGCGCATTTGACGTAGGTGGCTCGATCGCGCTCACCGAAGGTAACCGCTCCTAGCGCTCGATCCCGGACCATCGGACGTTTCGACGATCCGCGACTTTGTCCCGCACCATCCGTGAATTCGTGACGGATGGTGCGGGATTTTGTGACGGATGGGCAGGGACTATGTGACGAATCGTGGGGTGCAAGGATGGAGGTCCTACCTGAGGAGTCCCGTTGACCGCAGCCAGTACGCCGACAACGAACCGTCAAATCTTGCTTTCGCAGATGCCGACCGGCACGCTGACCGAGGACTGCTTTTCGCAGGCGACCGTCGACGTAGTCGCGCCGGGGCCGGGAGAGGTGCTCTGCCGCACCATCTACCTCTCGATCGATCCGGCCGCCCGGGCGTGGATGCAAGCCGCAACCTACCGCTCGCAGCTCGATGCCGGCCAAGTGATGTCAGGGTTCACGGTTGCCGAAGTCGTGGCCGGCGACCTACCGACAGGGACGATCGTCGGCGGGGACGGCGGCTGGCAGCAATACTTCACGCGCGCGACCTCTGAGGTGCAGGTGCTGGACATACGCGCGGCGCTGTCCCACTATGCAGGCCCGCTCGGTATCAACGGTCTTACGGCGTACTTCGGACTGCTCGACATCGGGAAGCCGGTCGCTGGAGAGACCGTCGTCGTGTCGGCGGCGGCAGGTGCGACCGGAAACATTGTTGGACAAATCGCGAAGCACGTCGGTGCGCGGGTCATCGGGATCACCGGCTCCGACGACAAGAACGACTTATTGCGCGAGCGACTCGGGTTCGACGCGACCGTGAACCATCGCAGCGAAACATTCCGGGCTGATCTGAAAGCCGCATGTCCGGACGGGATTGATGTGTACTTCGACAATGTCGGTGGCCCGGTACTCGAGGCCGTCTTGTCGCGGGCGAACCTCCATGCACGAATCGCGTGCTGCGGCGTCGTATCGCAGTACGACACCACCTCACCGGCCGGCGGCCCACGCGGCGTACCCGGCCATCTGGTGACCAAGCGAATCAGGATGGAGGGTTTTTTGGTCCACGACTATGAGGACCAAAAGGCCGATGCGCTCGACAAGCTGCATGAGTGGGTCACGTCGGGTGAGCTCGTCGTACTCGAGGAGATTATCGACGGGCTCGATAGCGCGCCGGCCGCGCTGATCGGGCAGCTCGCGGGCTCGAACGTCGGCAAGCTGATGGTGCGTGTTGGGGCGGACCCTGCTTAGCAATGCCTGAGCAGGAGGTCGCCGTCGCGGTGATCGGCGCTGGCCAGTCGGGTCTTTCGGCGGCGTACTTCCTCGCCAAGCGTGGGATGAGGCCATGGACCGACTTCGTCGTCCTCGACCACGGCACCGGTCCGGGCGGCGCGTGGCGGGAGCGCTGGCCGTCGTTGACCCTGTCCACGGTCAACGGAGTCCACGACTTGCCCGGAATGTCGATGGCGGAAGTGGTCCCGGTGGATTCGCGCGAAGTTAAGGCATCCGAGGCGATGACGGCGTACTTCAGCGAATACGAGCGACGATTCGCCCTGCCGGTGAAGCGACCCGTGACGGTGCGGCGGGTGTCGTACGCCGGCGAGGGCGGAGAACGTCGTTTCCAGATCGCTACTGACGGTCCGACATTCCTAGCGCGGGGCGTTATCAACGCGACCGGTACCTGGGAGCGGCCGTTCATCCCGCACTACCCGGGCATCGAGAAGTTTCGCGGCCGGCAACTCCACACGAAGGACTATCGGTCGGCGTGCGAACTCGCCGGCCAGCACGTGTTGGTCGTCGGGGGCGGAATCTCCGCCGTACAGCTGCTCGACGAGATTTCCCAGGTGACTACGACAACGTGGGTGACCCGGCGCGAAGTGATCTTCACCGATGAGCCGTTCTCGCCCGAACGGGGCCGGCAAGCGGTCGCCCGAGTCGATGACCGAGTACGACGCGGGCTCCCGCCGACATCCGTCGTGTCCGTGACGGGCCTTGCCTGGACTCCGGCGCTATGCGCCGCCCAGACCCGCGGTGCGCTGGACCGGTTGCCGATGTTCTCGGAGATTACCGACGATGGCGTGCGCTGGGCAGACGGATCGGTTCAGCGAGTCGACGTAATCCTCTGGTGTACCGGTTTTCGTAGCGCGCTCGATCAGCTGGCGCCGCTACATCTGCGCGGAGAAGGTGGCGGCATCGTGATGGACGGTCGGCTCGCCACGCGGGTGGCCGGCGAACACCGACTGCACCTAGTCGGCTATGGTCCCTCGGCCAGCACGATCGGCGCTAATCGCGGTGCCCGGGCGGCTGTCACCGAGCTTCTTCGCGAACTACCAGCGACTACCACGGCTACTTGAAGAGAGACAGTTGCGCCGCGTGGCGTGGGTGTATCCGTAGATTGGTCGGCGCCCGCGTCATTCGCGTCTGTTGCTGAGGGTGATGCGGTGATGCAGCACGGGGACGCGGTCGGGGTCGATCCACGGGGTGGGCGCCAGTGCGGGAGGCCGCCGATCATGACTGATTCCCAGCCGCGGTCCTCGTATTCGCGGTGGTGATACCCACACGCGAGGGCCAGGTTATCGAGGTCGGTCGGGCCGCCGTCTCGCCATGGGGTGACGTGATGGATTTGGCACCATTCTGGTGGTACGTCGCAGCCGGGGAACGAACATCCACCGTCCCGAGCGACGAGGGCGGCGTACTGCCGGTCGGAGGCGAGCCGGACGGCGTGGCCGAGGTGCAGGATGACGCCGTTGCTGTCCAGGACGGCGGGCAGGAACCGCAGGTGCGCGGCTTCGGCGAGTAGGTCCCGCACCGGTATCGGCACGCCGTGGGTGCTGGTGGCGTAGCCGCAGCCGGTCTTGAGGTCGTCGAGGCGGATGGTGGTGATGACGGTGCCGCGGATCCCGCCGCGGCCACTCGGCGCACCACCACCGTTGCGGCTGCCGTTGCCACCGCCGCTGCCGTCACCGCCGTTGCCACCACCGCTGCTGCCGTTGCTTCCGCCGTTGCCGCCGTTGCCGGTGCTGGTGGTGTCGAGGAGCCGGTTCACCGCCGCGAGTAACGCGTCGTGCATCCGTTGCCCGCCGGTACGCGCGTCCCGCCCGGACGCGTCGGCGGGTCGGGGCGCGGCGAGCGGGTCGAGGACGGCGCGTAGTTTCGCGAGCAGTTCGGCGGTGACCTGACCGCTCACGGCGCCACTGTCGTGAAAATGCACGGCGCGTTGCCGGGCGCGTTGCTCGTCGCGGGGTTCGTCACCGTCGGGGTCCAACCGGTCGATGATCTCGGCCGCGAGCCGCGCGAGATCTTTCGGACCGAGGGTGGTGGCGTGACTGGTCAGGATGGTTTCGGCCTCGCCGCGGTCCGCGTCGGAGACGTCGGGCCGGTGGGCCAGGTGGTTGAGGCAGGTAGTGATCACGCGGGCTTGGGCCGGGGTGAGGCGCCCGGCGCGTTGCCGCGCCGCGAGGTATTCCCACAGTGGTGGCTGCGGCTGGCCGGTGAACGTGACCCGCGCGCCGAGGCTGGCGGCGGCCTCGACCCGGTGCCGCGCGTCGGTAGGCGTCAGGTGCAGCGCGTCGGCGAGCAGGATCGCGATGGTCCGTTTCGACGCTACCTGCGCGGCGCGAGTGTCTTCTAGCGCGCCGATGACCGCGTGGTCCACCGCGGCCAACGCGTTACGGGCCTGTTCAAGGTCAGTGGCGAACTGCATCAACCCGGCCGGCCCGAGCCCGGACAAGCTGGCCCGGTCGGCGGTATCGATCAACTCCCGCGCGGCCTCAGTGAACGCGTGCTGGACGGTGGCGAGGCGGTCGGGTGCGGGGAGGTAGGCCACGCTCACGACTACTCACCTCACTCCATCTATCAGTCACTTCATTCACTAGCACGTACGTTCGATTATAAGCGATCACCGTGACGCTTGTCTAGAGGTCAGTGATGGTTTCTCGAAATTCTGATACGAGGAGATCCGCGAACACCGTCAAGTGGCCAGGAGCGAGCCAATCGGGTCCGTTTGTGCCGGCCTGACTGGCCTGGGGTGTCGGCCCCTTCGAACGACTTAGTGCACGGAATTCTCTGCCCAGATCTAGTCTGTGACTGACAGGCTCGAATCTGCGGAGGTTAGATGAGTACCAACCCGAACGGTCGTCTTGAAGGGCGTAGTGCGCTAATCACCGGAGGCGCGTCAGGAATCGGTTTGGAGATCGCCCGCCGATATCGGTCCGAGGGCGCGTCGGTGACACTCGTCGATATCAATCGCGAAGCGCTGGACGCGCACGCGGCCGAGCTTGGCGGCACGTCGTACGTCGCAGATGTCACCGACGAGAGTTCGATGGAAGACGCCGTTGCCGCGGCAGTTAATGCTTACGGCGGACTGGACATCGCGGTCAACGCGGCCGGCGCCGGATTCGTTGCGCCGATTACGGAGCTTCCGCTGGAGGAGTGGCGGCGGATCCTCGACTTGTGTCTGACGGGCGTGTTTTTGTCGGTCAAACACGAGGCGCGCAGGATGAACGACGGTGGCTCGATCATCAATATCGCATCTCTGAATGCGATCCAGCCGGCCGAGGGTTTCGCCGCGTACTGTTCTGCAAAGGCCGGGGTCGCGATGTTCACCAAGGTTGCCGCGATGGAGCTCGGCCCTCGATCGATCCGGGTCAACGCTATCGCGCCGGGGCTCGTGGACACTCCGCTGACGGCCGCGCTGACCGCCCCGCCGCTGAGCGACGAGTTCCTCGACAATGCGCCACTCGGCCGCATCGGCGTACCAAGTGATATCGCCGACGCCGCGTTGTTCCTGGCATCGGACGATTCCTCCTGGGTGACCGGGGATCTGCTGTCTGTCGACGGCGGGGCGCACACCCGCCGCTACCCGCAGGTGCTGGCTGCCGTCATGGCTGCCGAGGCGGCGAGCGTCACCACAGACTGACCGCTAGTCCCGTGGAGCGAGCGCGCGGGCGGCCTCCAACGGACCCATCTCGGTCGGCCACAAGGAGATGACCGGCGTGGTAACGCCGTTGCTGACGTACCTGGCGAGGTGCTCCCGGCATTCCTCCGGCGAGCCGTGGATCACCAGGGCGTCGACGACGCTGTCCGGGATCGCGGTGAGGGCGCCCTTGCGATCGCCCGCGTCCCAGGCGTCCCACATCGGCTGGAGCTCGGTGCGGCCCAGCCATTCGTGGAACTTGCGGTAGACCGGCACGTTGAGGTACGCCGCGATGTGCCGTCGGGCGGCCTCCCGGATCTTTGCCGCGTCCGTCGTCGGTGCCACGAAGATCCGTGCGACGATCTCCTTGTCGGGCCCGCCGGCGTGGACGTACGGCGCGATCTTGAGTACGTCGTCCGCGGACAGCCAGTTGATCACCGCGCCGTCGGCCTCCTTGCCCGCCAGACGCAGCATTCCGGGACGCAGCGCGGCGATCAGGATCGGCGGCGCTACCTCCGGCACGATGCCGTTGCGGAACCCGCGGACCTTGAACGTCTCAAACTCCTCGTCCACGCGTTCGCCGCGCAGCGCCTTACGCAAAAAGCGAGCCATATCGCGGGTGCGCTGGAGTGGCTGCTCGAACGAGATGTCATTCCATCGCTCGACGATTACGTCGGACGACGTACCGATGCCGAGCACGAACCGGCCTGGTGCGGACGCGGCCATCGTGGCCGCGCTCAGCGCCATAACGCCGGGTCCACGGGTGAACACCGGAATGATCGCCGTACCGAGACGAACTCCAGGCGCGGCGACCGACGCGATCGCGAGTGGGCTGAACCCGTCCGTCCCGTTTCCCTCTGCGGACCAGAAGTCGGTGT
This window contains:
- a CDS encoding HNH endonuclease signature motif containing protein, encoding MSVAYLPAPDRLATVQHAFTEAARELIDTADRASLSGLGPAGLMQFATDLEQARNALAAVDHAVIGALEDTRAAQVASKRTIAILLADALHLTPTDARHRVEAAASLGARVTFTGQPQPPLWEYLAARQRAGRLTPAQARVITTCLNHLAHRPDVSDADRGEAETILTSHATTLGPKDLARLAAEIIDRLDPDGDEPRDEQRARQRAVHFHDSGAVSGQVTAELLAKLRAVLDPLAAPRPADASGRDARTGGQRMHDALLAAVNRLLDTTSTGNGGNGGSNGSSGGGNGGDGSGGGNGSRNGGGAPSGRGGIRGTVITTIRLDDLKTGCGYATSTHGVPIPVRDLLAEAAHLRFLPAVLDSNGVILHLGHAVRLASDRQYAALVARDGGCSFPGCDVPPEWCQIHHVTPWRDGGPTDLDNLALACGYHHREYEDRGWESVMIGGLPHWRPPRGSTPTASPCCITASPSATDANDAGADQSTDTPTPRGATVSLQVAVVVAGSSRRSSVTAARAPRLAPIVLAEGP
- a CDS encoding NADP-dependent oxidoreductase yields the protein MTAASTPTTNRQILLSQMPTGTLTEDCFSQATVDVVAPGPGEVLCRTIYLSIDPAARAWMQAATYRSQLDAGQVMSGFTVAEVVAGDLPTGTIVGGDGGWQQYFTRATSEVQVLDIRAALSHYAGPLGINGLTAYFGLLDIGKPVAGETVVVSAAAGATGNIVGQIAKHVGARVIGITGSDDKNDLLRERLGFDATVNHRSETFRADLKAACPDGIDVYFDNVGGPVLEAVLSRANLHARIACCGVVSQYDTTSPAGGPRGVPGHLVTKRIRMEGFLVHDYEDQKADALDKLHEWVTSGELVVLEEIIDGLDSAPAALIGQLAGSNVGKLMVRVGADPA
- a CDS encoding SDR family NAD(P)-dependent oxidoreductase, which encodes MSTNPNGRLEGRSALITGGASGIGLEIARRYRSEGASVTLVDINREALDAHAAELGGTSYVADVTDESSMEDAVAAAVNAYGGLDIAVNAAGAGFVAPITELPLEEWRRILDLCLTGVFLSVKHEARRMNDGGSIINIASLNAIQPAEGFAAYCSAKAGVAMFTKVAAMELGPRSIRVNAIAPGLVDTPLTAALTAPPLSDEFLDNAPLGRIGVPSDIADAALFLASDDSSWVTGDLLSVDGGAHTRRYPQVLAAVMAAEAASVTTD
- a CDS encoding VOC family protein, which encodes MSTEEKDFAVNGINHLALVCSNMQRTVEFYSDKLGFPLIKTVELPGGAGQHFFFDIGGGNHLAFFWFSKATAAVPGVSAPVGLPGIDDITSAIGSMNHVAFNISLDKFDEYQEKLKAKGIKTGVILNHDDSPSTVAREMHPGVFVRSLYFMDPDGIVLEFACYTRELTAADVRHAPAGEATISETVTA
- a CDS encoding nuclear transport factor 2 family protein, with product MTAIAALADKFFEAIKTGDLAVLDELYSPDVSVWHNYDEVNQNREESKRTLSWLNRKAGPLRYVDIRRVVLEDGFVQQHVVELGGIAEGLRMPAMLRVYCDGRQIHRIEEYVDPGPLNAKLAAR
- a CDS encoding carboxymuconolactone decarboxylase family protein, translating into MPRLRQVPRAEATNETVISMYDKLFGPDRDPVAEPGTATGTPGDWWTVYALVPDVLKHAARGFALYGSPDRLLSPVLRELAQTRAGWVVGSQFVFSQHVKSCRKAGISQEQIDAIPSWGIADCFSPVERAVLAYADALAIQGGRVADSLFAALKSHLSDEEILELTYITTLYIAHAITTRALRLEFDDRDDPIVEVPAPEGDGAFDVGGSIALTEGNRS
- a CDS encoding NAD(P)-binding domain-containing protein, which translates into the protein MPEQEVAVAVIGAGQSGLSAAYFLAKRGMRPWTDFVVLDHGTGPGGAWRERWPSLTLSTVNGVHDLPGMSMAEVVPVDSREVKASEAMTAYFSEYERRFALPVKRPVTVRRVSYAGEGGERRFQIATDGPTFLARGVINATGTWERPFIPHYPGIEKFRGRQLHTKDYRSACELAGQHVLVVGGGISAVQLLDEISQVTTTTWVTRREVIFTDEPFSPERGRQAVARVDDRVRRGLPPTSVVSVTGLAWTPALCAAQTRGALDRLPMFSEITDDGVRWADGSVQRVDVILWCTGFRSALDQLAPLHLRGEGGGIVMDGRLATRVAGEHRLHLVGYGPSASTIGANRGARAAVTELLRELPATTTAT
- a CDS encoding TetR/AcrR family transcriptional regulator; its protein translation is MPRGRPARKNTPTPPVTERGAKTRARLVSAAREVFETEGFINARIASIARAAKVAYGTFYSHFPSKEAIFMEVASELFEEMFREDPAAEHQDPAKSPRERLERSNRIYYENYKRNAALMAIIEQVEQIDPDFRELRNGHRRINAARSSAAIEHWQEQGLVSTKIDPWIAAFAIASMVDRTLTLQFVVGEDIDDNEVLHTLNELTIGALGIA
- a CDS encoding GntR family transcriptional regulator, yielding MATNRGNTQSAYAQIRRAIVEGRYKPGQRLIEQRIAEEFELSRTPVRESLRRLEAEGLVVSIPNRGSVVRSVSIEEISDLYGLRARLEAYAAELAAERFEDEHLSRMDEGISRFGKALKSLRGADLAGLRVLNEANSQIHGAIMDAARNDRLAQLLARTVDVPLVFQAFRQFQGGQRARSHLFHQLIRDAISGRDGPRAAALMTEHVLQGRDVLLAHLNDNPDVVDDIFGDYTLGDS
- a CDS encoding LLM class F420-dependent oxidoreductase, translated to MTGRFGITIPLDGLPLSEQAAVAAELAKAGYTDFWSAEGNGTDGFSPLAIASVAAPGVRLGTAIIPVFTRGPGVMALSAATMAASAPGRFVLGIGTSSDVIVERWNDISFEQPLQRTRDMARFLRKALRGERVDEEFETFKVRGFRNGIVPEVAPPILIAALRPGMLRLAGKEADGAVINWLSADDVLKIAPYVHAGGPDKEIVARIFVAPTTDAAKIREAARRHIAAYLNVPVYRKFHEWLGRTELQPMWDAWDAGDRKGALTAIPDSVVDALVIHGSPEECREHLARYVSNGVTTPVISLWPTEMGPLEAARALAPRD